The following are from one region of the Candidatus Angelobacter sp. genome:
- a CDS encoding rhodanese-like domain-containing protein has translation MKPKTATTIVLAVLLSAAGVAHAADTKDANKPGAENKEAKAFKNVDVAGFEKLRADRKNVVLDVRTKKEFEAGHVPGAINLDWYAPDFAGRVARLDKGKTYLVHCAGGVRSAKACGKMSQLDFPKLYNLEGGFKAWEKAGNKAEK, from the coding sequence ATGAAACCGAAAACAGCAACAACCATCGTCCTCGCCGTGCTGTTGAGTGCCGCAGGTGTGGCACACGCGGCGGACACAAAAGACGCAAACAAACCCGGCGCAGAGAACAAAGAAGCGAAGGCGTTCAAAAATGTGGACGTGGCCGGGTTTGAAAAACTCCGCGCGGACAGGAAAAACGTGGTGCTCGACGTGCGCACGAAAAAGGAGTTTGAAGCCGGTCACGTCCCCGGCGCGATCAACCTTGACTGGTACGCGCCTGACTTTGCCGGGCGGGTCGCCAGGCTCGACAAGGGCAAGACCTACCTCGTGCACTGTGCCGGCGGAGTGCGCAGCGCGAAGGCGTGCGGCAAGATGAGTCAGCTCGACTTCCCCAAGCTTTACAACCTCGAAGGCGGCTTCAAGGCCTGGGAAAAGGCGGGGAATAAAGCGGAGAAATGA